A window from Centropristis striata isolate RG_2023a ecotype Rhode Island chromosome 4, C.striata_1.0, whole genome shotgun sequence encodes these proteins:
- the sh3bgr gene encoding SH3 domain-binding glutamic acid-rich protein isoform X19 — protein sequence MVIKVFLATSSGSTAIKKKQQDVVGFLEALKVDYAQLDIACNEENRMWMRQNVPEEKKPANGIPLPPQIFNEEGYCGDYETFFDAKEDNAVYAFLGLPPPPGSKEAEQADKALIVENGTHAEETTAEENPDDSTEVPVQERNGDAHGEEEQAADEEEGEGGEKAEEEDVAEGETADDEATEGETAGDEAPAEEEETDEQAQAEEEEEEEQEEEAE from the exons ATCAAGAAGAAGCAGCAAGATGTGGTCGGCTTCCTGGAGGCTCTTAAGGTGGATTACGCTCAGCTGGACATCGCCTGCAATGAGGAGAACCGCATGTGGATGAGGCAGAATGTCCCTGAGGAGAAGAAGCCCGCCAACGGCATCCCCCTGCCCCCACAGATCTTCAATGAAGAAGGCTACTGTGGG GACTATGAGACATTCTTCGATGCCAAAGAGGACAACGCTGTGTATGCCTTCCTAGGGCTGCCTCCACCTCCTGGGTCAAAG GAAGCAGAACAGGCCGACAAGGCGCTCATAGTGGAGAACGGGACCCATGCTGAGGAAACTACTGCAGAAGAGAACCCAGATGATTCAACA GAGGTTCCAGTGCAGGAGCGCAATGGGGATGCAcacggagaggaggagcaggcggCTGATGAGGAGGAAGGTGAGGGTGGCGAgaaggcggaggaggaggatgtagCAGAAGGAGAGACTGCAGATGATGAAGCCACAGAAGGAGAAACAGCAGGAGACGAGGCCCCCgcagaggaggaagaaacaGATGAG CAGGCCCaagcagaggaggaagaagaagaagaacag GAGGAAGAGGCTGAGTAG
- the sh3bgr gene encoding SH3 domain-binding glutamic acid-rich protein isoform X10, whose product MVIKVFLATSSGSTAIKKKQQDVVGFLEALKVDYAQLDIACNEENRMWMRQNVPEEKKPANGIPLPPQIFNEEGYCGDYETFFDAKEDNAVYAFLGLPPPPGSKEAEQADKALIVENGTHAEETTAEENPDDSTEVPVQERNGDAHGEEEQAADEEEGEGGEKAEEEDVAEGETADDEATEGETAGDEAPAEEEETDEAQAEEEEEEEQEEEELRQLEEEEEEDLEETQEEEAE is encoded by the exons ATCAAGAAGAAGCAGCAAGATGTGGTCGGCTTCCTGGAGGCTCTTAAGGTGGATTACGCTCAGCTGGACATCGCCTGCAATGAGGAGAACCGCATGTGGATGAGGCAGAATGTCCCTGAGGAGAAGAAGCCCGCCAACGGCATCCCCCTGCCCCCACAGATCTTCAATGAAGAAGGCTACTGTGGG GACTATGAGACATTCTTCGATGCCAAAGAGGACAACGCTGTGTATGCCTTCCTAGGGCTGCCTCCACCTCCTGGGTCAAAG GAAGCAGAACAGGCCGACAAGGCGCTCATAGTGGAGAACGGGACCCATGCTGAGGAAACTACTGCAGAAGAGAACCCAGATGATTCAACA GAGGTTCCAGTGCAGGAGCGCAATGGGGATGCAcacggagaggaggagcaggcggCTGATGAGGAGGAAGGTGAGGGTGGCGAgaaggcggaggaggaggatgtagCAGAAGGAGAGACTGCAGATGATGAAGCCACAGAAGGAGAAACAGCAGGAGACGAGGCCCCCgcagaggaggaagaaacaGATGAG GCCCaagcagaggaggaagaagaagaagaacag GAGGAAGAAGAGCTACGGCAGCTTGAG gaagaagaagaagaagacttgGAAGAAACACAG GAGGAAGAGGCTGAGTAG
- the sh3bgr gene encoding SH3 domain-binding glutamic acid-rich protein isoform X11 — MVIKVFLATSSGSTAIKKKQQDVVGFLEALKVDYAQLDIACNEENRMWMRQNVPEEKKPANGIPLPPQIFNEEGYCGDYETFFDAKEDNAVYAFLGLPPPPGSKEAEQADKALIVENGTHAEETTAEENPDDSTEVPVQERNGDAHGEEEQAADEEEGEGGEKAEEEDVAEGETADDEATEGETAGDEAPAEEEETDEAQAEEEEEEEQEEEELQSEEEEEEDLEETQEEEAE; from the exons ATCAAGAAGAAGCAGCAAGATGTGGTCGGCTTCCTGGAGGCTCTTAAGGTGGATTACGCTCAGCTGGACATCGCCTGCAATGAGGAGAACCGCATGTGGATGAGGCAGAATGTCCCTGAGGAGAAGAAGCCCGCCAACGGCATCCCCCTGCCCCCACAGATCTTCAATGAAGAAGGCTACTGTGGG GACTATGAGACATTCTTCGATGCCAAAGAGGACAACGCTGTGTATGCCTTCCTAGGGCTGCCTCCACCTCCTGGGTCAAAG GAAGCAGAACAGGCCGACAAGGCGCTCATAGTGGAGAACGGGACCCATGCTGAGGAAACTACTGCAGAAGAGAACCCAGATGATTCAACA GAGGTTCCAGTGCAGGAGCGCAATGGGGATGCAcacggagaggaggagcaggcggCTGATGAGGAGGAAGGTGAGGGTGGCGAgaaggcggaggaggaggatgtagCAGAAGGAGAGACTGCAGATGATGAAGCCACAGAAGGAGAAACAGCAGGAGACGAGGCCCCCgcagaggaggaagaaacaGATGAG GCCCaagcagaggaggaagaagaagaagaacag gaggaagaggagttgCAGTCAGAG gaagaagaagaagaagacttgGAAGAAACACAG GAGGAAGAGGCTGAGTAG
- the sh3bgr gene encoding SH3 domain-binding glutamic acid-rich protein isoform X8, protein MVIKVFLATSSGSTAIKKKQQDVVGFLEALKVDYAQLDIACNEENRMWMRQNVPEEKKPANGIPLPPQIFNEEGYCGDYETFFDAKEDNAVYAFLGLPPPPGSKEAEQADKALIVENGTHAEETTAEENPDDSTEVPVQERNGDAHGEEEQAADEEEGEGGEKAEEEDVAEGETADDEATEGETAGDEAPAEEEETDEVTEDTAQAEEEEEEEQEEEELQSEEEEEEDLEETQEEEAE, encoded by the exons ATCAAGAAGAAGCAGCAAGATGTGGTCGGCTTCCTGGAGGCTCTTAAGGTGGATTACGCTCAGCTGGACATCGCCTGCAATGAGGAGAACCGCATGTGGATGAGGCAGAATGTCCCTGAGGAGAAGAAGCCCGCCAACGGCATCCCCCTGCCCCCACAGATCTTCAATGAAGAAGGCTACTGTGGG GACTATGAGACATTCTTCGATGCCAAAGAGGACAACGCTGTGTATGCCTTCCTAGGGCTGCCTCCACCTCCTGGGTCAAAG GAAGCAGAACAGGCCGACAAGGCGCTCATAGTGGAGAACGGGACCCATGCTGAGGAAACTACTGCAGAAGAGAACCCAGATGATTCAACA GAGGTTCCAGTGCAGGAGCGCAATGGGGATGCAcacggagaggaggagcaggcggCTGATGAGGAGGAAGGTGAGGGTGGCGAgaaggcggaggaggaggatgtagCAGAAGGAGAGACTGCAGATGATGAAGCCACAGAAGGAGAAACAGCAGGAGACGAGGCCCCCgcagaggaggaagaaacaGATGAGGTCACAGAAGACACA GCCCaagcagaggaggaagaagaagaagaacag gaggaagaggagttgCAGTCAGAG gaagaagaagaagaagacttgGAAGAAACACAG GAGGAAGAGGCTGAGTAG
- the sh3bgr gene encoding SH3 domain-binding glutamic acid-rich protein isoform X14 produces the protein MVIKVFLATSSGSTAIKKKQQDVVGFLEALKVDYAQLDIACNEENRMWMRQNVPEEKKPANGIPLPPQIFNEEGYCGDYETFFDAKEDNAVYAFLGLPPPPGSKEAEQADKALIVENGTHAEETTAEENPDDSTEVPVQERNGDAHGEEEQAADEEEGEGGEKAEEEDVAEGETADDEATEGETAGDEAPAEEEETDEQAQAEEEEEEEQEEEEEDLEETQEEEAE, from the exons ATCAAGAAGAAGCAGCAAGATGTGGTCGGCTTCCTGGAGGCTCTTAAGGTGGATTACGCTCAGCTGGACATCGCCTGCAATGAGGAGAACCGCATGTGGATGAGGCAGAATGTCCCTGAGGAGAAGAAGCCCGCCAACGGCATCCCCCTGCCCCCACAGATCTTCAATGAAGAAGGCTACTGTGGG GACTATGAGACATTCTTCGATGCCAAAGAGGACAACGCTGTGTATGCCTTCCTAGGGCTGCCTCCACCTCCTGGGTCAAAG GAAGCAGAACAGGCCGACAAGGCGCTCATAGTGGAGAACGGGACCCATGCTGAGGAAACTACTGCAGAAGAGAACCCAGATGATTCAACA GAGGTTCCAGTGCAGGAGCGCAATGGGGATGCAcacggagaggaggagcaggcggCTGATGAGGAGGAAGGTGAGGGTGGCGAgaaggcggaggaggaggatgtagCAGAAGGAGAGACTGCAGATGATGAAGCCACAGAAGGAGAAACAGCAGGAGACGAGGCCCCCgcagaggaggaagaaacaGATGAG CAGGCCCaagcagaggaggaagaagaagaagaacag gaagaagaagaagaagacttgGAAGAAACACAG GAGGAAGAGGCTGAGTAG
- the sh3bgr gene encoding SH3 domain-binding glutamic acid-rich protein isoform X20 gives MVIKVFLATSSGSTAIKKKQQDVVGFLEALKVDYAQLDIACNEENRMWMRQNVPEEKKPANGIPLPPQIFNEEGYCGDYETFFDAKEDNAVYAFLGLPPPPGSKEAEQADKALIVENGTHAEETTAEENPDDSTEVPVQERNGDAHGEEEQAADEEEGEGGEKAEEEDVAEGETADDEATEGETAGDEAPAEEEETDEAQAEEEEEEEQEEEAE, from the exons ATCAAGAAGAAGCAGCAAGATGTGGTCGGCTTCCTGGAGGCTCTTAAGGTGGATTACGCTCAGCTGGACATCGCCTGCAATGAGGAGAACCGCATGTGGATGAGGCAGAATGTCCCTGAGGAGAAGAAGCCCGCCAACGGCATCCCCCTGCCCCCACAGATCTTCAATGAAGAAGGCTACTGTGGG GACTATGAGACATTCTTCGATGCCAAAGAGGACAACGCTGTGTATGCCTTCCTAGGGCTGCCTCCACCTCCTGGGTCAAAG GAAGCAGAACAGGCCGACAAGGCGCTCATAGTGGAGAACGGGACCCATGCTGAGGAAACTACTGCAGAAGAGAACCCAGATGATTCAACA GAGGTTCCAGTGCAGGAGCGCAATGGGGATGCAcacggagaggaggagcaggcggCTGATGAGGAGGAAGGTGAGGGTGGCGAgaaggcggaggaggaggatgtagCAGAAGGAGAGACTGCAGATGATGAAGCCACAGAAGGAGAAACAGCAGGAGACGAGGCCCCCgcagaggaggaagaaacaGATGAG GCCCaagcagaggaggaagaagaagaagaacag GAGGAAGAGGCTGAGTAG